The proteins below come from a single Thermopolyspora flexuosa genomic window:
- a CDS encoding XdhC family protein, whose translation MGSRTSLAERMRELAEHRVPFVHAVVVRAQVPTSVQAGDDAIVLPDGSIEGFVGGRCAEQSVRTAALGTLRDGRSLLLRVLPEGEPEFPESPGARVVVNPCLSGGALEIFLRPLLPPPVVWVVGDGPIAKALAELAGPLDFAVRAAADPKGPAGATAVVVASHGRDEPRAIRAALDAGVGYIGLVASRRRGAAVLEEMGLIEEERRRIRTPAGLDIGARTAPEIALSILAEIVAEIRTKGLAPAPDPEAETPSAPVAGAAEREAVDPACGMTVTARPGTPHLKVGGEDVWFCCAGCRDRYAAGHAEPPTQAVDPICGMTVSIMPDTPHLVVDGKDVWFCGPGCRDRYAERAGR comes from the coding sequence GTGGGATCGAGGACATCCCTTGCCGAGCGGATGCGGGAGCTGGCCGAGCACCGCGTGCCGTTCGTGCACGCGGTGGTGGTCCGCGCCCAGGTGCCCACGTCCGTGCAGGCCGGGGACGACGCGATCGTGCTGCCCGACGGCTCGATCGAGGGCTTCGTCGGCGGCCGGTGCGCCGAGCAGTCGGTCCGTACGGCGGCGCTCGGCACGCTGCGGGACGGGCGCAGCCTGCTGCTGCGGGTGCTGCCGGAGGGGGAGCCGGAGTTCCCCGAGTCCCCGGGCGCCCGGGTCGTGGTGAACCCGTGCCTGTCCGGCGGCGCGCTGGAGATCTTCCTCCGGCCGCTGCTGCCGCCGCCGGTGGTGTGGGTGGTCGGCGACGGCCCGATCGCGAAGGCGCTCGCCGAGCTCGCCGGGCCGCTCGACTTCGCGGTCCGGGCCGCCGCCGACCCCAAGGGCCCGGCCGGCGCGACCGCGGTCGTGGTGGCGAGCCACGGCCGGGACGAGCCGCGGGCGATCCGCGCCGCGCTCGACGCCGGGGTCGGCTACATCGGGCTGGTGGCGAGCCGCCGCCGCGGCGCCGCCGTACTCGAGGAGATGGGGCTCATCGAGGAGGAACGCCGCCGGATCCGCACCCCGGCCGGCCTCGACATCGGCGCGCGGACCGCCCCGGAGATCGCGCTGTCCATCCTCGCCGAGATCGTCGCCGAGATCCGCACCAAGGGCCTCGCCCCCGCCCCGGACCCCGAGGCCGAGACGCCGTCCGCGCCGGTGGCCGGGGCGGCGGAGCGGGAGGCGGTGGACCCGGCCTGCGGGATGACGGTGACGGCACGGCCCGGCACGCCGCACCTGAAGGTCGGCGGCGAGGACGTGTGGTTCTGCTGTGCGGGCTGCCGGGACCGCTACGCCGCCGGGCACGCGGAACCGCCGACGCAGGCGGTTGATCCGATTTGTGGTATGACGGTGAGCATCATGCCTGATACGCCGCATCTGGTGGTGGATGGTAAGGATGTGTGGTTCTGCGGTCCGGGTTGCCGCGACCGGTACGCGGAGCGGGCCGGGCGGTAG
- a CDS encoding AAA family ATPase — MAPVFADPDEVRRRLDEVGYLVDEGMAAALFFALALGQPLLLEGEPGVGKTTAAKALARALDTPLIRLQCYEGLTASEALYEWNHQRQLLAIRLAEARHDHLSDADLFTAEFLLERPILRAVRHRGPRPPVLLIDEIDRADDEFEALLFEFLGEASVTIPELGTFTAERPPIVVLTSNRSRDLHDALRRRCLYHWIDFPSPERAAEILRRSVPAANEPLIRSATEFIGRIRRFDLDKAPGMAETIDWVAALSAVGATELVREDVVRTLSAIAKTPDDRETILAALDEPTTSRGNP, encoded by the coding sequence GTGGCGCCGGTGTTCGCGGACCCCGACGAGGTACGGCGGCGGCTCGACGAGGTCGGCTACCTGGTCGACGAGGGCATGGCCGCCGCCCTGTTCTTCGCGCTCGCCCTCGGACAGCCGCTGCTGCTCGAGGGCGAGCCCGGGGTCGGCAAGACCACGGCGGCCAAGGCGCTCGCCCGCGCCCTCGACACCCCGCTGATCCGGCTCCAGTGCTACGAGGGCCTCACCGCGAGCGAGGCCCTGTACGAGTGGAACCACCAGCGGCAGCTGCTCGCCATCCGGCTCGCCGAGGCCCGGCACGACCACCTCTCCGACGCCGACCTGTTCACCGCCGAGTTCCTGCTGGAGCGGCCGATCCTGCGCGCCGTACGGCACCGCGGGCCGCGGCCGCCCGTGCTGCTCATCGACGAGATCGACCGGGCCGACGACGAGTTCGAGGCCCTGTTGTTCGAGTTCCTCGGCGAGGCGTCGGTCACCATCCCCGAACTCGGCACCTTCACCGCCGAACGCCCCCCGATCGTGGTGCTCACCTCCAACCGGAGCCGGGACCTCCACGACGCCCTGCGGCGGCGGTGTCTCTACCATTGGATCGACTTTCCCTCGCCCGAGCGGGCCGCGGAGATCCTGCGCCGCTCGGTACCCGCGGCGAACGAGCCGCTGATCAGATCGGCCACCGAGTTCATCGGCCGGATACGGCGGTTCGACCTCGACAAGGCCCCCGGCATGGCCGAGACCATCGACTGGGTCGCGGCGCTGTCCGCGGTCGGGGCGACCGAGCTGGTCCGCGAGGACGTCGTCCGCACGCTGAGCGCGATCGCCAAGACGCCCGACGACCGCGAAACGATCCTCGCCGCGCTCGACGAGCCGACGACCTCACGAGGGAACCCATGA
- a CDS encoding SRPBCC family protein, with product MKIDHEFTVSVPVDRAWAVLTDLEAIAPCMPGAQLTGVDGDVYSGKVKIKVGPVVSQYAGNVKFLEKDDANHRAVIDARGRDSRGGGNASAVVTAQLHPDGDRTRVTVETDLKITGRIAQFGSGMIKEVSNKLLGQFVSNLESRLLADGGAAADAKETEATEAATATETAKEAAEETPKEAASAEAKEKAAEPAAAQAGATASAAEGAAAKPAGAAAASATGTATARSVAPAEEAEPLDVLSLAGNSIYKRLIPLAIALVVIIAIIVVLVVT from the coding sequence ATGAAGATTGACCACGAGTTCACCGTGAGCGTCCCCGTCGACCGCGCCTGGGCGGTGCTCACCGACCTGGAGGCGATCGCACCCTGCATGCCCGGCGCGCAGCTCACCGGGGTGGACGGCGACGTCTACTCCGGCAAGGTGAAGATCAAGGTCGGCCCGGTCGTGTCGCAGTACGCCGGAAACGTCAAGTTCCTGGAGAAGGACGACGCCAACCACCGCGCCGTCATCGACGCCCGGGGCCGCGACTCGCGGGGCGGCGGCAACGCCTCGGCCGTCGTGACCGCACAGCTCCACCCGGACGGCGACCGCACCCGGGTCACCGTGGAGACCGACCTCAAGATCACCGGCCGCATCGCCCAGTTCGGCAGCGGCATGATCAAGGAGGTGTCGAACAAGCTCCTCGGCCAGTTCGTGTCCAACCTGGAGAGCCGCCTCCTCGCCGACGGCGGCGCCGCGGCCGACGCGAAGGAGACCGAGGCCACGGAGGCGGCCACCGCCACGGAGACGGCGAAGGAGGCCGCCGAGGAGACCCCGAAGGAGGCCGCGTCCGCCGAGGCGAAGGAGAAGGCGGCGGAACCGGCGGCCGCGCAGGCCGGGGCCACGGCCTCCGCCGCGGAGGGCGCCGCGGCGAAGCCGGCCGGTGCGGCGGCCGCCTCGGCCACCGGGACCGCCACCGCCCGCTCCGTCGCCCCCGCCGAGGAGGCCGAGCCGCTCGACGTGCTCAGCCTCGCCGGGAACTCCATCTACAAGCGGCTCATCCCGCTCGCCATCGCGCTCGTCGTCATCATCGCGATCATCGTCGTCCTCGTTGTCACCTGA
- a CDS encoding vWA domain-containing protein: MAAPVDRAALAVAFADRLRRHGVTVGLSAIEAFTRALAACPYLTRSRLYWAARLTLVRHRGEIEIFDAVFNAVFGDATIGADPHARRRQRPLPPPAAGTYVSVPGPAGARQDGGGLPWATLPRVAEAAEPADVPLAVPEPLPSAIAALADTPFEELDERRLDRLGDWLREAIADWPTRRGRRHATGPHGRRIALRATVERARRTGWEPVRLVHERPVRRPRRLVMLCDVSESMRAQVTAYLHLMRALAMTAEAEAFAFATTLTRLTPVLRHRSPRIAIDRATEKVADRFGGTRIATNIAALLASHHGNLLRGAVVLIGSDGWDTDPPEAMTAAMSRLRRRAHRVIWMNPRAAAPGYRPLVGGMAAALPYCDALLPAHTFRALREVIETVASVR; the protein is encoded by the coding sequence GTGGCGGCGCCCGTGGACCGGGCCGCGCTCGCCGTCGCGTTCGCCGACCGGCTGCGGCGGCACGGCGTGACCGTGGGCCTCAGCGCGATCGAGGCGTTCACCCGCGCGCTCGCCGCCTGCCCGTACCTCACCCGGTCGCGCCTGTACTGGGCGGCCCGGCTCACCCTGGTACGGCACCGCGGCGAGATCGAGATCTTCGACGCGGTGTTCAACGCCGTGTTCGGCGACGCGACGATCGGCGCCGACCCGCACGCCCGCCGCCGGCAGCGCCCGCTGCCGCCGCCCGCCGCCGGGACCTACGTCTCCGTCCCCGGCCCGGCGGGCGCCCGGCAGGACGGCGGCGGCCTGCCCTGGGCCACCCTGCCCCGGGTGGCCGAGGCCGCCGAGCCGGCCGACGTGCCGCTCGCCGTACCCGAGCCGCTGCCCAGCGCGATCGCCGCGCTCGCCGACACCCCGTTCGAGGAGCTCGACGAGCGCCGCCTCGACCGGCTCGGCGACTGGCTGCGCGAGGCGATCGCCGACTGGCCCACCCGCCGCGGCCGCCGCCACGCCACCGGCCCCCACGGCCGCCGCATCGCCCTGCGCGCCACGGTCGAGCGGGCCCGCCGTACCGGATGGGAGCCGGTACGGCTCGTGCACGAGCGGCCGGTGCGCCGCCCGCGGCGGCTGGTGATGCTCTGCGACGTGAGCGAGTCGATGCGCGCCCAGGTCACCGCCTACCTGCACCTGATGCGCGCCCTGGCGATGACCGCCGAGGCCGAGGCGTTCGCGTTCGCCACCACCCTCACCCGGCTCACCCCGGTGCTGCGGCACCGTTCCCCGCGCATCGCGATCGACCGCGCCACCGAGAAGGTCGCCGACCGCTTCGGCGGCACCCGCATCGCCACCAACATCGCCGCCCTCCTCGCCTCCCACCACGGCAACCTGCTCCGCGGCGCCGTGGTCCTCATCGGCTCCGACGGCTGGGACACCGACCCACCGGAGGCGATGACCGCCGCCATGTCCCGCCTCCGCCGCCGCGCCCACCGCGTCATCTGGATGAACCCCCGCGCCGCCGCCCCCGGCTACC